In Bradyrhizobium sp. CCBAU 051011, the following are encoded in one genomic region:
- a CDS encoding PEP-CTERM sorting domain-containing protein: MFTKMNSAALGAVLMLFAGTVNANAGLVTYSNFSSWDSAVPSYTSLAIPDPTGSEGYDDFGSGTASVSYGGVLFATNAALGNGSFYNIGPTFSGSNGFFPALSSQQQSTGVANILITLAAPVKAFALSFDTFFGSDVTFTLSNGETLTLPSLGGAYDLKSFFGVTDDTPFKTILLTSSDPVLNLNALNFDAAVSSIPEPATWVMLLLGFVGIGVFGARLPARRGKLLVDELRRHASHPGCT, translated from the coding sequence ATGTTCACGAAGATGAACTCGGCTGCCCTAGGGGCGGTACTGATGTTGTTTGCAGGCACGGTCAATGCGAACGCCGGCTTGGTCACTTACTCCAACTTCTCTTCGTGGGACTCGGCTGTACCCAGCTACACCTCCCTTGCAATTCCCGATCCGACAGGTTCTGAGGGATATGACGATTTTGGAAGCGGCACGGCCTCCGTCAGCTATGGCGGTGTACTGTTTGCGACGAATGCCGCCTTGGGCAACGGAAGTTTCTACAACATTGGACCGACGTTCAGTGGGTCCAACGGTTTTTTTCCGGCCTTGTCCTCGCAGCAACAAAGTACTGGCGTCGCAAATATCCTGATCACGCTTGCCGCCCCGGTAAAGGCATTCGCGTTGAGTTTCGATACCTTCTTCGGATCCGACGTGACGTTCACACTTTCCAATGGCGAAACGCTGACGTTGCCCAGCTTGGGAGGTGCTTACGATCTCAAGAGCTTTTTCGGCGTAACTGACGACACGCCGTTCAAGACGATTTTGCTGACCTCGTCAGACCCCGTGTTAAATCTCAATGCGCTGAATTTTGACGCAGCGGTATCCTCCATTCCGGAGCCGGCTACCTGGGTCATGCTGCTGCTAGGCTTCGTCGGGATCGGTGTTTTTGGCGCCCGACTGCCCGCGCGCCGTGGGAAACTTCTCGTCGATGAGCTTCGACGCCACGCAAGCCACCCCGGCTGTACCTGA
- a CDS encoding metallophosphoesterase, whose product MQALSVRWLVCATLAKLVSLQDQLLTKVAVSRTYAIPDLHGRLDLLDRAIDAVMRHAEGTASTIITLGDYVDRGPQSRQVIERLMNWRPEEAKVVNLKGNHEAMMCAVRENRAELDWWLRNGGGETLASYGQSPALPDLRAIPADHLDWMVNLPLMHVDRHRIFVHAAVDPKAPLDQQNEETLLWKRYPRDADIGHGSRYVVHGHHADARAPIAGKHKTNLDGLAWKTGRLVIGVFEDDRPGGASEYLEVFGREM is encoded by the coding sequence TTGCAGGCGCTTTCCGTGAGGTGGCTGGTTTGTGCAACACTTGCTAAGCTCGTTTCCCTTCAGGACCAGCTCTTGACCAAGGTTGCCGTGAGCCGAACGTACGCCATACCCGATCTTCATGGCCGACTGGATCTCCTCGATCGCGCCATTGACGCGGTCATGCGGCATGCAGAGGGGACGGCTTCCACGATCATAACCCTGGGCGATTACGTCGACCGTGGGCCGCAGAGCAGGCAGGTCATCGAGCGTCTCATGAACTGGAGACCGGAGGAAGCGAAGGTCGTCAATCTGAAGGGCAACCACGAAGCCATGATGTGTGCGGTCCGTGAGAACAGGGCAGAACTCGACTGGTGGCTCAGGAACGGGGGAGGCGAGACGCTGGCGTCATATGGCCAAAGCCCGGCGCTTCCCGATTTGCGAGCGATCCCGGCCGATCACCTTGACTGGATGGTCAATCTTCCGCTGATGCATGTCGATCGACACAGGATATTCGTTCATGCCGCGGTCGATCCGAAAGCTCCGCTCGACCAGCAGAACGAGGAAACGTTGCTGTGGAAGCGTTATCCCCGCGATGCCGACATCGGACACGGGAGCCGATACGTCGTACACGGTCACCACGCCGATGCGCGCGCGCCAATTGCAGGCAAGCACAAGACCAATCTCGACGGACTGGCCTGGAAGACGGGCCGGCTGGTCATCGGCGTATTTGAAGATGACCGTCCCGGCGGCGCCTCCGAATACCTGGAAGTGTTTGGTCGGGAAATGTGA
- the xrtV gene encoding exosortase V, translated as MPSAKAGFLGPFLWPALLGVSVIAAYAQTILSLIDGPWQTEQEGHGPLIIAASLWLTWQSREKLKAAEISSAPVMGWVALLGGLILLYLARIQQGLVTFETFSLIPVIIGCVLISAGWPALRVLAFPIGFLIFAVPMPDWLVDAATVPLKVFISNVVTNVLYATGFPVAQNGVMIMIGTYQLLVKDACSGMNSIFALSAIGVFYAYAFRWQEKIRSLFLLAAIIPITIIANFFRVFALVLIAYYLGPDMLEGILHDLTGIGLFVVAVLLLFLFDAFLGLCFALARRVRNRAAPATPA; from the coding sequence ATGCCATCGGCGAAGGCTGGTTTTCTTGGCCCATTTTTGTGGCCGGCGCTGCTTGGCGTCTCTGTGATCGCTGCCTATGCCCAGACCATTCTCAGTTTGATTGATGGGCCTTGGCAGACGGAGCAGGAGGGCCATGGCCCGCTCATCATTGCGGCCTCACTCTGGCTGACCTGGCAATCGCGCGAGAAGTTGAAGGCCGCGGAAATTTCTTCGGCTCCCGTCATGGGGTGGGTTGCTCTTCTCGGTGGCCTGATCCTCCTCTATCTGGCCCGTATCCAGCAAGGACTGGTCACCTTCGAAACCTTTTCCTTGATCCCCGTCATCATCGGGTGCGTCCTGATTTCGGCCGGATGGCCGGCGTTGCGGGTACTCGCATTTCCGATCGGCTTCTTGATCTTTGCAGTGCCGATGCCCGACTGGCTGGTCGATGCCGCCACGGTGCCGCTGAAGGTCTTTATTTCGAACGTCGTAACCAACGTGCTTTATGCGACGGGTTTTCCGGTTGCCCAGAACGGCGTCATGATCATGATCGGAACCTATCAGCTCCTGGTAAAGGACGCCTGTTCCGGAATGAATTCGATTTTTGCACTATCCGCGATCGGCGTTTTCTACGCCTATGCATTTCGCTGGCAGGAGAAAATCCGCAGCCTGTTCCTTCTCGCGGCGATCATACCCATTACCATCATTGCAAATTTCTTTCGGGTTTTCGCGTTGGTACTGATCGCTTACTACTTGGGGCCCGACATGCTCGAGGGGATTCTGCACGATCTCACCGGCATCGGCCTTTTCGTCGTTGCGGTTCTTCTGCTGTTCCTGTTCGATGCCTTTCTGGGCCTTTGTTTTGCGCTCGCGCGCCGTGTCCGCAACCGCGCCGCTCCGGCGACGCCTGCTTAA
- a CDS encoding XrtV sorting system accessory protein, which translates to MTTFFDVLTVTCFVALVIAFFQFTERDNRTLLHFMLAGIVFAVANQVGNAGSFYLALILILAGAGYAVLIVRR; encoded by the coding sequence ATGACAACGTTTTTTGATGTGTTGACCGTTACTTGTTTCGTGGCGCTGGTGATCGCGTTCTTTCAGTTCACCGAGCGAGACAATCGGACGTTGCTGCATTTCATGCTGGCCGGCATCGTATTCGCCGTCGCTAACCAGGTCGGAAATGCCGGTTCGTTCTATCTTGCGCTGATCCTGATTCTTGCTGGCGCTGGTTACGCGGTTTTGATAGTGCGGAGATAA
- the epsI gene encoding exosortase-associated protein EpsI, V-type, with product MKYPRIQIILACIAIVGCAVLATVLAPRQLMARTSASPSLETVIPRQFGTWTLVPEISPVRPADPDAYVQPDPLAGKIYSQEVGRGYTDGHGNIVMLMIAYGPVQNYRLKSHRPEICYTANGFRISEKADGAVSYRNGAQPIKMTRLIAARESRFEPVTYWLRVGNDIANGVVDHQLSRLKYGLRGIIPDGALIRVSTIGLPKDVSFKLQDQFIRDLLAAIPPQELRFFTGAS from the coding sequence ATGAAATACCCTCGAATTCAGATCATATTGGCATGTATCGCAATCGTGGGCTGCGCTGTGCTTGCGACCGTGCTGGCGCCCCGCCAACTGATGGCCCGTACATCGGCCTCCCCCAGCCTTGAAACCGTCATTCCCCGTCAGTTTGGAACCTGGACGCTGGTTCCAGAAATCAGCCCGGTCCGGCCGGCAGATCCCGACGCGTACGTTCAGCCGGACCCGCTCGCCGGCAAGATCTACAGCCAGGAAGTTGGTCGAGGCTATACGGACGGACACGGCAATATCGTCATGCTGATGATCGCGTACGGCCCGGTGCAGAATTATAGGCTGAAGTCTCACCGCCCGGAGATTTGCTATACGGCCAATGGGTTCCGGATTTCGGAAAAAGCGGATGGCGCGGTCAGCTATCGCAACGGCGCCCAGCCCATCAAGATGACTCGACTGATTGCAGCTAGGGAGTCACGGTTCGAACCGGTCACTTACTGGTTGCGGGTCGGCAATGACATCGCCAACGGGGTCGTCGATCATCAGTTGAGCCGGTTGAAGTATGGCTTGCGCGGAATCATTCCCGATGGTGCCCTGATCAGGGTCTCCACGATCGGCCTGCCGAAAGATGTATCGTTTAAGCTCCAGGATCAATTTATCCGCGATCTTCTTGCCGCCATTCCGCCTCAAGAACTCAGATTCTTTACCGGCGCGAGCTGA
- a CDS encoding serine protease: protein MAFARLTAKLLRTPLFHGALLLMTLWQPACAQGADDTLLPYAVSIHQTPMQSWGPGAGIYLGKGLFITAAHVAGRSWLTRPKIAIAGAEYPTRVIKEGSFEATDLTLLSVEEELLPARLRLRRNSICTDPPTPGQQVVTIVPGSAVRSHILAPDRLPIGTRGRFSTVIADVARTGNSGSGVFDVKRKCLLGIMSRKISQSYSRPGTRKTETRDIAKYFVPASEIAAFLPAHLQL from the coding sequence TTGGCGTTCGCTCGACTTACTGCGAAGCTGCTGCGCACACCATTATTCCATGGCGCACTTCTTCTGATGACGTTGTGGCAGCCGGCATGCGCACAAGGCGCTGACGATACGCTGTTGCCCTACGCGGTGAGCATTCATCAAACACCGATGCAGAGCTGGGGACCAGGGGCCGGCATCTATCTCGGAAAAGGCCTGTTCATTACGGCAGCGCATGTCGCGGGCCGGAGCTGGCTGACGCGACCCAAAATCGCAATTGCCGGGGCGGAATATCCCACCCGAGTCATCAAGGAAGGCAGTTTCGAAGCAACGGATCTCACGTTGCTGTCGGTCGAGGAAGAGCTTCTTCCGGCGCGGTTGCGACTTCGGCGAAACTCGATTTGCACCGATCCGCCCACCCCCGGACAACAGGTCGTGACGATTGTGCCGGGATCTGCCGTGCGCTCCCACATCCTCGCGCCCGATCGGCTGCCGATCGGAACCCGCGGCCGGTTCAGCACAGTCATCGCCGACGTGGCTCGCACCGGCAATTCGGGATCGGGGGTGTTCGATGTCAAACGCAAATGTCTGCTCGGCATAATGAGCCGGAAAATTTCGCAATCATATTCTCGACCTGGTACCAGAAAGACGGAAACACGTGATATTGCCAAATACTTTGTTCCGGCCTCAGAAATTGCGGCCTTCTTACCCGCCCATTTGCAGCTCTAG
- the gmd gene encoding GDP-mannose 4,6-dehydratase — MTNEQSKRRVALITGVTGQDGAYLAEYLLGLGYEVHGIKRRSSSFNTARIDHLYQDPHSRNVPFLLHYGDMTDSTNLIRLMQQIRPTEIYNLAAQSHVGVSFESPEYTANADAIGVLRLLEAIRILGMEKETRFYQASTSELYGLVQEVPQKETTPFYPRSPYGVAKLYGYWITVNYREAYGMFASNGILFNHESPIRGETFVTRKITRSVARIETGLEDTLYLGNLEAKRDWGHARDYIEGMHRILQADAPDDFVLATGETRSVREFVEVAFAEVGRRIEWRGQGVEETGVDKKTGKTILRIDPVYFRPTEVDLLVGDASKARDKLGWKPRTPFAQLVKEMVASDLAEAQREVANGKPAV; from the coding sequence ATGACGAATGAGCAATCAAAGCGGCGCGTGGCGCTGATCACCGGCGTTACCGGACAGGACGGCGCCTATCTGGCCGAATATCTGCTTGGCCTCGGCTATGAAGTCCACGGCATTAAGCGGCGGTCGTCCTCGTTCAATACCGCGCGCATCGATCACCTCTACCAGGACCCGCATTCGCGCAACGTGCCGTTCCTGCTGCATTATGGCGACATGACCGACTCGACCAACCTGATCCGGCTGATGCAGCAGATCAGGCCGACCGAGATCTACAACCTCGCCGCCCAGAGCCATGTCGGCGTCAGCTTTGAAAGCCCGGAATACACCGCCAACGCCGACGCGATCGGCGTGCTGCGGCTCTTGGAGGCGATCCGCATTCTCGGCATGGAAAAGGAGACGCGGTTCTATCAGGCCTCGACCTCCGAGCTCTACGGTCTGGTCCAGGAAGTGCCGCAGAAGGAGACCACGCCGTTCTACCCGCGCTCGCCCTACGGCGTCGCCAAGCTGTACGGCTACTGGATCACGGTGAATTACCGCGAGGCCTACGGCATGTTTGCCTCGAACGGCATCCTGTTCAACCATGAGAGCCCGATCCGCGGCGAGACCTTTGTGACGCGCAAGATCACGCGCAGCGTCGCCCGCATCGAGACCGGGCTGGAAGACACGCTCTATCTCGGCAATCTCGAAGCCAAGCGCGACTGGGGCCATGCGCGGGATTATATCGAGGGCATGCACAGAATCCTGCAGGCGGACGCGCCTGACGATTTCGTGCTGGCGACCGGCGAGACCCGTTCGGTGCGCGAGTTCGTCGAGGTGGCGTTTGCCGAAGTGGGCCGCCGCATCGAATGGCGCGGCCAGGGCGTCGAAGAGACCGGCGTCGACAAGAAAACCGGCAAGACCATCCTGCGCATCGACCCCGTCTATTTCCGGCCGACCGAGGTCGATCTGCTGGTCGGCGATGCCAGCAAGGCGCGGGACAAGCTCGGCTGGAAGCCCAGGACGCCGTTTGCCCAGTTGGTCAAGGAAATGGTCGCGAGCGATCTCGCAGAAGCGCAGCGGGAGGTAGCCAATGGCAAGCCTGCCGTTTGA
- a CDS encoding GDP-L-fucose synthase: MASLPFELRGKTVYVAGHRGMVGSALVRRLAAENVELLTATRSEVDLRDQAAVNQWFAAKRPQVVFLAAAKVGGIVANNTLRAEFLYDNLAIATNVIHAAHVNGAEKLMFLGSSCIYPKLAPQPLREDCMLTGPLEPTNEPYAIAKIAGIKMVEAYRSQYGADFINVMPTNLYGSGDNYHPEYSHVVAALIRRFHEAKVSGAKEVVVWGTGTPRREFLYVDDLADACIHLMKTYSDSELVNIGTGEDITIAEFARVVAATVGYTGEIGFDTSRPDGTPRKLLDVSRLAKLGWRASTGLEEGIRLAYQVFLNERQQ; this comes from the coding sequence ATGGCAAGCCTGCCGTTTGAACTGAGGGGCAAGACGGTCTACGTCGCCGGCCATCGCGGCATGGTCGGCTCGGCGCTGGTGCGCCGGTTGGCGGCGGAAAACGTCGAACTGCTGACGGCGACCCGCAGCGAAGTCGATCTGCGCGATCAGGCGGCGGTCAACCAGTGGTTCGCCGCGAAGCGTCCGCAGGTGGTGTTTCTCGCAGCCGCCAAGGTCGGCGGCATCGTCGCCAACAACACGCTGCGCGCCGAATTCCTCTACGACAATCTGGCAATCGCGACCAATGTGATCCATGCGGCGCACGTCAATGGCGCCGAGAAGCTGATGTTCCTCGGCTCGTCCTGCATCTACCCCAAGCTGGCGCCGCAGCCGCTGCGCGAGGATTGCATGCTGACGGGGCCGCTGGAGCCGACCAACGAGCCCTACGCGATTGCCAAGATCGCCGGCATCAAGATGGTGGAGGCCTATCGCAGCCAGTACGGCGCCGACTTCATCAACGTGATGCCGACCAATCTCTATGGAAGCGGCGACAATTATCATCCCGAATACAGCCATGTCGTCGCCGCGCTGATCCGCCGCTTCCACGAAGCCAAGGTTTCGGGCGCGAAGGAGGTCGTGGTCTGGGGCACCGGCACGCCGCGGCGCGAATTCCTCTATGTCGACGATCTCGCGGATGCCTGCATCCACTTGATGAAGACCTATTCGGATAGCGAACTGGTCAATATCGGCACTGGCGAGGACATCACCATCGCCGAGTTCGCCCGCGTGGTCGCCGCGACCGTGGGCTACACTGGCGAGATCGGCTTCGACACCTCACGCCCGGACGGCACGCCGCGCAAGCTGCTCGATGTCAGCCGGCTGGCAAAACTCGGTTGGCGCGCCAGCACCGGGCTCGAGGAAGGCATCCGGCTCGCCTATCAGGTGTTCCTGAACGAAAGACAACAATAG
- a CDS encoding CpsD/CapB family tyrosine-protein kinase, giving the protein MDSIKQAVELARAAETIHRPTALGGSPLAAEGPSQRSGESPFKEVRLSADHLEANRIVAYGTSGQNGRYYDMLRTQVLQEMDKKSWQFLAVTSPTAGCGKTVTACNLALSISRLPERSVLLVDLDLRRPAVGNYLGIGGGNGGVLNVLEGRAPLSLAVLQASIGPNSMLVLPGSVSSNSSEWMASQTMGALLQTIKRDFRSRIVIFDLPPMLLGDDVISILPRIDAALLVAGIGSTTVSDIKECQRHLQRTPVIRVVVNKSTETAGSYYGYY; this is encoded by the coding sequence GTGGATTCAATAAAACAGGCTGTCGAACTCGCGCGAGCTGCGGAGACGATACACCGTCCTACGGCGTTGGGCGGATCCCCCCTCGCTGCCGAAGGGCCGTCGCAGCGCTCTGGCGAATCACCGTTCAAGGAAGTGCGCCTCAGCGCCGATCATCTCGAAGCCAATCGAATAGTGGCCTACGGCACTTCCGGTCAGAACGGCCGCTACTACGACATGCTGCGCACGCAGGTGCTGCAGGAGATGGACAAGAAGAGCTGGCAGTTTCTGGCCGTGACTTCTCCGACCGCCGGGTGCGGAAAAACGGTAACGGCCTGCAATCTTGCGCTGAGTATTTCCCGGCTGCCAGAGCGGTCGGTACTGCTGGTCGATCTTGATTTGCGCCGGCCAGCGGTTGGAAATTATCTGGGTATCGGCGGCGGCAACGGTGGCGTTCTCAATGTGCTCGAAGGACGCGCGCCACTTTCGTTAGCAGTTCTGCAAGCAAGCATCGGTCCGAATAGCATGCTTGTGCTGCCCGGATCGGTCTCGTCGAACTCTTCGGAATGGATGGCCTCGCAGACGATGGGGGCGCTGCTCCAGACCATCAAGCGAGACTTCCGGTCGCGGATCGTCATCTTCGATCTTCCGCCGATGCTGCTTGGCGATGATGTGATTTCTATTCTACCCAGAATAGATGCGGCGCTGCTCGTTGCGGGGATTGGAAGTACGACGGTTTCTGACATCAAGGAATGCCAGCGGCATTTACAACGAACACCTGTTATCCGTGTCGTTGTGAACAAGTCGACCGAGACAGCCGGTTCGTACTACGGCTACTATTGA
- a CDS encoding sugar transporter, protein MLQKVEFEDDFQPLQEDRSHLVQPAFYWELFKRRWAYLVLPFVTILAVGAAAALLWPATYLSEGRILVQSQQIPSELVRPTVTSAAQERIQAIQQRTMTRDNLIAIADKFKLFPDKRTLMSPTELVAEVKKHTKIAPVDLQLDFKQRTRASMENPTIVFSVGFEYGDAAVAAQVANELMTRILNEDLRDRTSRATDTTKFLAREVQRLQAENSALDVKIAQLRLTQGKPASSTGSDQPTTLSQLKAELIQKGALYSERHPAIQSLKKQIEALEKVASAPAPSNDPATSASLEIMVAQQESLQKNLDAASAKLAAARLGENLERDQQSEKLEIIEQPTAPQVPVRPNRLKVLAMAFAAALFGGAGLTFLMEILDKGIRRSNDLLSVVDGRLIVSIPYITTAAEQRAGRRRMFALLGAFVLVVIGLLVVAYLFLPPLDLMIAKARVGLFR, encoded by the coding sequence ATGCTGCAGAAAGTTGAATTTGAGGACGATTTCCAGCCGCTGCAAGAGGACCGCAGTCATCTGGTGCAGCCTGCCTTCTACTGGGAACTGTTCAAGCGCCGCTGGGCCTATTTAGTACTGCCATTCGTCACGATCCTAGCTGTGGGCGCCGCGGCGGCTTTGCTCTGGCCAGCCACCTATCTCTCCGAAGGACGGATCCTCGTTCAGTCGCAGCAGATTCCGTCCGAACTGGTCCGGCCTACGGTTACCAGCGCCGCGCAGGAGCGAATCCAGGCCATTCAGCAGCGGACGATGACGCGAGATAATCTCATCGCGATCGCCGACAAATTCAAACTGTTCCCGGACAAGCGCACGCTGATGTCGCCGACCGAGCTCGTCGCGGAAGTCAAGAAGCATACGAAAATCGCGCCGGTCGACCTTCAACTAGACTTCAAGCAGCGGACGCGCGCCTCGATGGAGAATCCCACCATCGTTTTCTCGGTCGGATTCGAATATGGCGATGCTGCGGTGGCGGCCCAGGTGGCCAACGAGTTGATGACGCGGATCCTGAACGAGGATCTTCGAGATCGAACCAGCCGCGCTACGGACACGACGAAGTTCCTGGCGCGAGAGGTGCAGAGACTTCAGGCCGAGAACTCGGCGCTTGATGTCAAGATCGCTCAGTTGCGCCTCACGCAAGGCAAGCCCGCGTCGTCAACCGGCTCCGACCAGCCGACCACGCTTAGCCAACTGAAGGCTGAATTGATCCAAAAGGGCGCCCTCTATTCAGAGCGACACCCTGCGATTCAGTCCCTGAAGAAACAGATCGAAGCCCTCGAAAAGGTGGCTTCGGCGCCGGCGCCTTCGAACGACCCTGCGACTTCGGCCAGTCTCGAGATCATGGTCGCCCAGCAGGAGAGTCTGCAGAAAAACCTCGATGCCGCCTCGGCAAAATTGGCCGCCGCGCGGCTCGGCGAGAACCTTGAAAGGGACCAGCAGTCCGAGAAGCTCGAAATCATCGAGCAGCCGACTGCTCCGCAAGTGCCGGTCAGGCCTAATCGGCTGAAAGTCCTTGCGATGGCCTTCGCGGCCGCGCTGTTTGGCGGAGCAGGACTGACGTTCCTTATGGAGATCCTGGACAAGGGAATCCGAAGGAGTAATGACCTCCTGTCCGTGGTCGATGGTCGGTTGATCGTTTCAATTCCCTACATCACGACAGCAGCCGAACAGCGCGCCGGGCGGCGACGGATGTTTGCCCTTCTGGGAGCGTTCGTGCTGGTTGTGATCGGACTGTTGGTCGTTGCCTACCTGTTCCTTCCACCCCTTGACCTCATGATTGCCAAGGCCAGGGTCGGGCTGTTTCGATAA
- a CDS encoding ExeA family protein yields MYEAFYQLREKPFSILPDPDLIYWGKMHSMAFTMLEFGVMNNAGFTVITGEIGSGKTTLVRHLLKKVSPAITIGLISNSPQGRQELLQWILMSLGQSFEGDYPNLFKKLQDFLYGQFANGRRTILIIDEAQNLEPEALEHLRMISNINADKFQILQLILVGQPQLRDLLLAPKLHQFAQRISSDFHLRPLDEREVANYIAFRLQAVGARRPLFTQEACSQIASASGGIPRMINVLCDTALVYGFANDQRVISDHIVRDVIADKQQYSIFPVKKFSRVP; encoded by the coding sequence ATGTACGAGGCATTTTATCAGCTGCGGGAGAAACCTTTTTCAATTCTTCCCGACCCCGACCTGATTTACTGGGGCAAGATGCATTCCATGGCGTTCACGATGCTGGAGTTCGGCGTCATGAACAACGCCGGCTTCACTGTCATTACAGGTGAGATCGGTTCCGGCAAGACTACCTTGGTCAGGCATCTGCTCAAGAAGGTCAGCCCGGCGATCACCATCGGCCTGATCTCCAATTCCCCTCAGGGCCGCCAAGAATTGCTGCAATGGATCCTGATGTCGCTCGGGCAATCGTTCGAAGGAGATTATCCAAATCTTTTCAAGAAGTTACAAGATTTTCTTTATGGCCAATTCGCCAACGGAAGACGGACCATATTGATCATCGACGAGGCGCAGAATCTGGAGCCGGAAGCACTCGAACATTTGCGCATGATTTCCAATATCAACGCGGACAAGTTCCAGATTTTGCAGCTGATTTTGGTTGGCCAGCCCCAGCTGCGCGACCTGCTGCTGGCGCCGAAGCTGCATCAATTCGCACAGCGGATTTCTTCCGATTTCCATCTGCGCCCGCTCGATGAACGGGAGGTCGCCAATTATATCGCATTTCGGCTGCAGGCGGTGGGCGCTCGCCGTCCGCTGTTCACTCAGGAGGCTTGTTCACAGATCGCTTCCGCGAGCGGCGGCATACCCCGGATGATCAACGTTTTGTGCGACACGGCGCTGGTTTATGGCTTTGCCAATGATCAGCGGGTGATTTCGGATCACATTGTGCGGGACGTTATTGCAGACAAGCAACAGTATAGCATTTTTCCGGTAAAAAAGTTCTCGCGGGTTCCCTAA
- a CDS encoding polysaccharide biosynthesis/export family protein, with amino-acid sequence MRILLALVFVAFLTPGANAQTLKSGDSLSISVLQDPKLDRTVVVDPSGEIAFPLAGHIRARGLTPLALENILKNKLKNNYKDDNLDVTVAVIAAPKEIPEDDLKPKVFITGEIIKPGSYVVRQKTTLMQAIALAGGIGPFAAKNRIQVRRKGPGGDETIFMFNYRAYEAGDDLEGNITLRAGDVIMVPERRLFE; translated from the coding sequence ATGCGAATCCTGCTGGCACTGGTTTTTGTTGCCTTCCTGACCCCGGGGGCAAACGCGCAGACCCTGAAATCAGGCGACAGCCTGAGCATTTCGGTCCTGCAGGACCCGAAGCTCGACCGGACGGTCGTCGTCGACCCCTCCGGTGAAATCGCATTTCCCCTCGCCGGCCATATCCGGGCGCGCGGGCTGACGCCATTGGCGCTGGAAAACATTCTCAAGAACAAGCTGAAGAACAACTACAAGGACGACAATCTCGACGTCACGGTCGCCGTCATAGCCGCGCCCAAGGAGATCCCCGAAGACGACCTCAAGCCGAAAGTTTTCATCACCGGCGAGATCATCAAGCCGGGCTCCTATGTCGTCAGACAGAAGACGACCCTGATGCAGGCCATTGCGCTAGCCGGCGGCATCGGGCCGTTCGCCGCGAAGAATCGCATCCAGGTAAGACGCAAGGGCCCCGGCGGCGACGAAACAATTTTCATGTTTAACTATAGAGCTTACGAAGCTGGTGACGATCTGGAAGGCAATATCACCTTGCGGGCCGGCGACGTCATCATGGTTCCGGAACGACGCTTGTTTGAGTGA